A portion of the Anomalospiza imberbis isolate Cuckoo-Finch-1a 21T00152 unplaced genomic scaffold, ASM3175350v1 scaffold_176, whole genome shotgun sequence genome contains these proteins:
- the LOC137466335 gene encoding maestro heat-like repeat-containing protein family member 9, which yields MVRYIHQWLMANQFAEHRLNRALLDLTKEQPADVVMTLLRVAPSCDRAALTMWKSIMCSPRTAEPAQLILLDVLGSWPEHSTCTSDGDKTGVFVLAATVVMWKILQMPCVPHVVTVYFPRLFVHLLFQVFFSTLDVPAEVDTFWKGCQQQYGLATNPNRFAVRTLKSLLCQMQHEDVVVAIERKCGWDTLLCADTHHYAVGLL from the exons atggtgaggtacatccaccagtggctcatggccaatcagtttgctgagcacaggctgaacagggccctgctggatctcaccaaagagcagcctgctgacgtagtaatgacgctcctgcgtgtggccccatcctgtgacag agctgctttgaccatgtggaagagcatcatgtgctcgcccaggactgcggagccggcgcagctgatactcctcgatgtgctggggagctggccagagcacagcacgtgcacctctgatggggacaaaacgggtgtctttgtcctggct gcaactgtggtgatgtggaagatcctccagatgccctgtgtcccacatgtagtgaccgtgtatttcccccgcctctttgtgcatctgctcttccaagtgttcttcagcacgttggatgtgccagcggaggtcgataccttctggaagggatgccagcagcaatacggccttgccaccaaccccaacag gtttgcagtgcggaccctgaagtccctgctctgccaaatgcagcacgaggatgtggtggtggcaatagaacgcaagtgtggctgggacacgctgctgtgtgctgacacccaccactatgccgtgggtctgctg